The DNA window TATCGTAACGGCTCATGGTTGCTCTGGTTATTGCGGGAGATGTGTGCTGGGTGATCTGACAAGACCGCTAGGACGGTATAGGGCGCCCCGCTTGTTTGTTCCGTTTGGACGGTACATTCAACAAGATTCTATGGATGGATTATTTCCGTACTATAGTTAACAATTACACATTTGTTACTGTCAGTCGATACGATTACAGCTAAATAGGGGTTTTTGAGCAACCAAACAAAGTCAGATTAGTGTTTCAAATTAGGGTTCGGGGAACTTTCGTGAGATAATATGGGGTAAAATAGTAGTCAAGGCGCTTGAACAGCTGGTTGAACACGAAAGTGTTCCGACTCGGGACTGAAACTTCAAGGAAGTGGATAAAATAGCACAAGAATGCCCCTTAGGGAATTAGAGAACCCCTCGCCTGATCATAGAGGTCACTCCAAAATATCATATCCTGTTCCTCCACGAAATGCTCTATTTGAGTTGGATTCAGGTGAAGGCACTGTTACTGGTTCCACGTGTGCTGCTAGCTCATATTGACCGGAACGAATCCAACATTTGCTCCAGAATCCAATCCAACCTCGTTTTCTTCAGGTAACTAATTAGGAAGCCTCCATAAACTGTAGCAAATCTGCGGAATCGTCATGTTCACCATTCAAAGCTACTGACGGGCCTGGTCTTTCGTAGAAAGGCCACTCAAAATGTTCAGGGAAGAATCCGGCGTATTCCCAGTCGACAATAGCCCGGATTTTCAATGTTCGAGGATCGACAATGATATTATGCTGGGAAAGATCATTGTGGCAGAAGACATATTTGCCATTTTGAGACACTTTCCGTGGCCATTCATCTTTGTCCGAGAGCCGCATTACTCGATATGGTGGGAGTACTATCCCCGAAGGACCACCAATAGTGTCCGATTTGATCCTACGGAGGGTAGCTAGGTGTTGCTCAACCTCAGTACGGACGACACTTTTTTGATCTTCTGACAATCTTGACATAGGCACGCCGTCAATATGCTCTATGATTAACATGAACGAGTCGTCGACCTCGAAAGCACCGTACAAAGTTGGAACAGGGATATTGCTAACGCGTTGAATGAAACGTAACGCTGCAGCCTCGTTCTGGAGTCGTTCTTTCCCTAGTTGAGGGATATGCTTCGTGCCTCGAATAGTGGTCATGTATTCGCTCGGCCGAAGACCTCGTTTGATAAAAAAATTACCACAATGGTAGTAAGCTCTTTCGGCGGTCATCGCAGTAGACGTAACGAGCGACTCAGCCCCTGAATAATCTTCGAGGTTTCTAGGTTCGCTAGCATTGAGGGCCTCCTCGCTATGGCGGTTCTCTTCCATGATAGAGGGGAAATATCGCACTTCAGTCGATAGCTGATCGAAGTCTAACTGAATGAACCTCCTCTGGGGAAGTGAAGATGGCGTCTGGAGAGAAAATGAAAGCCGTCCGAAGCGATCAATTTAAGGGCCAGAATGTTTTGCGGTGtaggtggtggaggcggagcAACACCTCCAATGGGGCCTCCCAAGACGGCAAAGTTCAGCAGATGCTGGAATCGATATCAACTCGACTGTAATTTTCGGATATGCTATGAGCAGGTCTGGGTGAATATTATTAGGGGACCTCAAGAGCCGTAGTGGTGGTTACACAGTATTCTCGTTTGAATTTCTTACACGAGTACTGTAATACGTCACTGACCCATCTGTAAAGATATTAATTGAGCGGCAATAACCCAACAGACAACCTCTTCCAATCTCATCTGATTTTGTAATGTGAAAAGACAAGTTGAAACACCCAGTTCACTATGCCCCATAATTCTTGGTAGCATACTCCGACTTATGCCTCCCACGGCTCCTAGAAACTACAGAAACTACACCTGGGAGCTTCTGTCTCTTTGGGAACTATGGCAATGGTGCTGAAAGGAAGCAAATTGTACCCGGTACTGTACCGCAGGTCTTGGGGCATGGGATGAGTCTGAGAACTCATCTTTGCGGCTGGCCTCGAGGTAAATGAAGGTAATAAAACAGTCCATTGGATGTGGCCTCTTGATCCAGGGATTCAGGTCAAGTCCTCCGAGGAAGGGAAGTACGGGGCGGCGGCCTTGGAATCCTTCGGCGTCCTCTGCATTACGGGATGATCCATTTCCGGGACTGTTTATTATGAAATAAAGGAAGATTCGTCATCTAGAGATCCCATTTGTACTGAGTGGGATGCTGCATCAGGTCTGAATTCAGATATACAcgagagaaagggaaaggcCCTCCACCAGCTATGTTGTAGCGTCTGAAGCGCTCCCGTCAAGAGAAATTAAATGCATGCAAATTCCATCACATACTATTCTCCAAACGGCACAAGCTCATAGTGGAATGACCATTCCTCAGACTCCGTGCATCTCAATATCATCAGGTGGTGGTTtctcggcggtggtggtggaatcTTGTGGCGTGCTGGTGAGACCGCCACAAGTCTCTGCGATAGGTGCGGATGCTAGAGCCAGGGAAGTTGCTGTGAAGCATGGTGTAGTAGAATTGTACAAGAGCCAGCGGCCGAACTGTTATCGTCGATTAGCTGAGTGTTTCTCTTTTTTAAAGTCAAGTACGAACAGTTGCAAGCCGGACGCCTAGCCAGAGACACCGGTGTTTCCTTGGAATAACTGCAGATGGTTCCTCAATGGTTGGCCTCTCGTCCTCATCGGGGGCATCCGCGAAGAATCCCTCTGGGTAGTACAGTCGGCTCCATGCTTGACCGCGGATGTGATAGTCTTCAGCGAGTTGGTGGGGGACTCCATCTTCGAGACGGGGGAATGATTCGCTTTCGATCTTTGAAATGTTGATATCGCCGCGGATCAGAGTGTTTAGGAAAGTGACGATCCCCGCCCATGGGATCAATTGTTCATGGTGTCGCATCGCGGAGGGGTGAAGTGATAAGCACCAGATAAAAGCCAGGGAAATGTGGGTGCTCGGATACATGTTTGGATCCCCGATTTGGCTGATAATAACGGAGAGAGTGTGTGATGCGAGAGAAGTTCCCATGTTCGTAAGATATTCGACTTTTGGAAGGGTAGAAGCTGCTGTGCTAGATCTCCATTGCTCTTGTGCAGAGCTATAGACCTCTGTAAGACTAGCGTGTTGTTGTTGCGAGAACGCTTTTGTAATGACCGCTTCGGAATCGCCATATTGAAATACTGCGGCTAGATTACAGGAAGTAATATAGACGCCTTGTTGGCCCTGTTGGCCCAGGCGTCCAATATCCTTACGCAGCAGTGACAAAAACTCAACCCCTAGGGCGACGAATTGCTCAGTTGGGCGGCCAGTGAAAAGAGCTCCATGTGCTGCCACGAATGCTGTAACCATCGTGCGATTTTGGGATGCTTGCTCATTCAATAATGGATTGAAGAGCAGAAGGGCGCTATCCCTGGCATAAGGAAATGGCTGGACGCTGATCATGGCCTTGGTGTAGTAGAAGAGCTGCATGAGAATGTCTGGACGGGCGAGCACCGCGAGGTGATGCTGAATCCGTCCGACCTCGGGGTTTCTGTCAGAATCCTTGCGGTACCAGTATCGCGATACATTAGCCCAGACCTCACGATCGCGCATGTCAGTATCCTCAACGGCCATGCGATACCGCGCCAGATCACCAAGGCATTCGATCCAATTCTCCTTGTAGGTAGGCACGGTCTCTAACAACAGTGTCATCATCGAATAGGCGATATAGATGAAGGAGAGCATATACTCCAAGGAGTCCTGGAGCTTGTGGCGCAAGAGCTCGAGGAAGGAGTGGATGCCATAGCGCCACATTCGAGCGGGCATGGCATATTTCTCCGCTAATCGCTTCACGACTGGACTTGCCGATGGGTGCTGGGAGGCAAGAAAGAAGTCGTGGTGCTCATACAGCAAGCTTCGGTGGACGGCGATCATCGCTTGCCATTGTTGGGATGTCAGAACGGTCTTGGATTCTAATACTTGTTTGTCGAGCTCAATGCACTTCTTTTCCACCGCAACCAGCCCGGTATAGATCTGCCGAACTTCACCAATCAATTGTTCGTCCGTGATTGAATTGATTTCTGGCTGGCGAAACATTTCAAAGGGTGTGTTGGTCCCAGCGTCAACTACCCCCTGGTCTTTCTGAATAGCCTGCTTGGTATTTTCAAAAGGTGCACTCTCATCCTGTGAATTAACATCTtccagagcagcagcagggtgtGGTGGTTGCGATGGCTGCGAAGTATCATCGCATGCATCTTGCGCCACGTCTGTCTCAGTAATGATCCCAGAGGTCACGTCCTTCTCGGAATTCCATTCCTTGGCTCCAGAAGACACAATGTAGGAGCTTAATTGCCGGGGAGAAGTTGCAGAAagcctccgccgcctcggcGAAGCTCGAGAGCTGCCCTGGCGGCGATATTGTGCGGTGAACGCTGCACATACGCGCGGCGATCCCTTAATGGCCCGTGTGCTTGGACTGCTGATCGGATCCCGAGGACAATCGTCCATCAGGACACCAGTTGAATTTGCGCGGCCACTGGAGAGCGGAGGACTGGCCGAATGACAGGCCCGGTTGGCCATAGAAGATTTTGAACGGAATTCTTCCGATAACAATAGTCCCATGGATCTCCTGCAGAATGATTAGATGAGCGAAACGCAGGGGGGCGGAAAGATATAACTTGCCTGGGCGAAAGTTCGCCACGAAGTGTTTCAGGTGTCCGGAGGGCGCTGGAGTCTCCGGCGATGCCGTGTTTGCGAAAGgctcgccgagctggcctTGTCGCCGTCCGGAAATATGGAGGGCTGTCACCCATCGTCTATTTCAAACATGATGCCATCTAAACTACTGTATAAGCTGACCGGTCGTTGTTGGtgggggagaaagagagggtGTGAGAAATGGCGGGAACGACCCGGGGGCGAACCCACagttttctttgtttttggAAGTATAGAAACTCGGCGTCACTGATTACTTGCAGAGTGGGAAACAACTACTAGGGAGGAGGGGGCGCTTTTAAACAGGGACGAGGCAAACGGTCGACCGAGCTAGAAGGCGCTGTGGAATGGAAGTCCGTGTGATGTGCCCAGGGCAGGGGGCTAGTCGGTTGCCTCATGCTGTGAGTGTGGACCACGCTTAGTTGTTAGTTCTAATATTCGCGAATCTAACCCGATCTAATCGTGACTCGTTTTGTCTACTCCTAACAGTTGGACGCGCTCGTCGTAGATGCTATGGAATGCTATTGTTGGCTGGCTGCCTGCACAATGACATTTCAGCCCCCAGCGGATAGCTACGACTTGTCACGGACGCCCGGGTTGCTTCGCGCCTATCCACAGGGCGTCGTGTACAGTTGCAGAGTAGCGCAAGCGCTGCCAACACTTTTCAAAACTATAGCCTCATGTCTCAATCACTTCGTCACTTTTGCATCTTTGGTGCCCGGGAAATGGTCTTGATTTTGGGGGATGCTCCCTTGCTGGACCTTGCGCGGTTGTATGCGCCTACGTGTGTGCCCGCCGTGACCGCTCTTTCAACTCCATCCAGGCTACCGGCCCTGAGCTGTGGCTGAAGCCAATGGAAAAGAAGCCTGACTCTTTTGAGACTTCTCAAGTACCTGGGTGGGCCGACAGGATcccccctccttctcttccaaATCATCCCTTGGATCAATTGCGGACGATCTCTCTGCAGGTGCCGTGGAACTCTCCTTGGAAAAATTAAACTAGTGGCTTTCACTGGAGCATCACAGCGATGACGAACAGAGTTCGATCATCAAGTTTTGGTAGGATAGTCCGCTGAGGCCGCCGCCCCCGTCCATCTGGGTTCAAACACCCCAGCATAAGCCTATTTCTCCCTCCGCACCTCACAGTGCTCGAAGCAGTGCCATCACGAGGCATCGATGGGCCAATACTGCCAGTAAACTACTGATAATAGGTGAACACATGGCTTGTCTAGGACTCAAGCACGGCGCCCAACACGCAGATAATAAGACACAGAGTCGTCCTTCGCGGGTAAATGATTGGAGTCCGGCAACCCCCATGTCCAAGTCACATTCGGCAATCTGCAGATCTGTCTACACAACGTGACACAGCTACTGATATGATCACCTCGGAACTACGAATTTGGCAGTGACAGCAGCCAGCCCTGGGATGAAAAACGGCCTCGACCTTTTTAGTCGTGTCTTTTCGATCCACCCGGGCATCTGCTCCACACCAACCTCGATCTAGGCATCCAACCATGAGGGAGAAATTTTGACTGTATTTTTTACTATGCGCAGGATGACCTTTTTCGAAACCCTTTCAATGCAGCTATGGCTCATGTGGGCGCCAACACTGAGCTGTTTTCGCATACTCCCACCAAACCATCACAACC is part of the Penicillium psychrofluorescens genome assembly, chromosome: 4 genome and encodes:
- a CDS encoding uncharacterized protein (ID:PFLUO_006264-T1.cds;~source:funannotate), which codes for MEENRHSEEALNASEPRNLEDYSGAESLVTSTAMTAERAYYHCGNFFIKRGLRPSEYMTTIRGTKHIPQLGKERLQNEAAALRFIQRVSNIPVPTLYGAFEVDDSFMLIIEHIDGVPMSRLSEDQKSVVRTEVEQHLATLRRIKSDTIGGPSGIVLPPYRVMRLSDKDEWPRKVSQNGKYVFCHNDLSQHNIIVDPRTLKIRAIVDWEYAGFFPEHFEWPFYERPGPSVALNGEHDDSADLLQFMEAS
- a CDS encoding uncharacterized protein (ID:PFLUO_006265-T1.cds;~source:funannotate), whose amino-acid sequence is MANRACHSASPPLSSGRANSTGVLMDDCPRDPISSPSTRAIKGSPRVCAAFTAQYRRQGSSRASPRRRRLSATSPRQLSSYIVSSGAKEWNSEKDVTSGIITETDVAQDACDDTSQPSQPPHPAAALEDVNSQDESAPFENTKQAIQKDQGVVDAGTNTPFEMFRQPEINSITDEQLIGEVRQIYTGLVAVEKKCIELDKQVLESKTVLTSQQWQAMIAVHRSLLYEHHDFFLASQHPSASPVVKRLAEKYAMPARMWRYGIHSFLELLRHKLQDSLEYMLSFIYIAYSMMTLLLETVPTYKENWIECLGDLARYRMAVEDTDMRDREVWANVSRYWYRKDSDRNPEVGRIQHHLAVLARPDILMQLFYYTKAMISVQPFPYARDSALLLFNPLLNEQASQNRTMVTAFVAAHGALFTGRPTEQFVALGVEFLSLLRKDIGRLGQQGQQGVYITSCNLAAVFQYGDSEAVITKAFSQQQHASLTEVYSSAQEQWRSSTAASTLPKVEYLTNMGTSLASHTLSVIISQIGDPNMYPSTHISLAFIWCLSLHPSAMRHHEQLIPWAGIVTFLNTLIRGDINISKIESESFPRLEDGVPHQLAEDYHIRGQAWSRLYYPEGFFADAPDEDERPTIEEPSAVIPRKHRCLWLGVRLATVRT